From Brienomyrus brachyistius isolate T26 chromosome 21, BBRACH_0.4, whole genome shotgun sequence, the proteins below share one genomic window:
- the LOC125717051 gene encoding prostaglandin G/H synthase 2-like → MKAILFVFVILLVKITFSASADPCCSQPCKNRGICTSKGSDAYECDCTRTGYYGQNCSTPEFFTWIKLTLKPSPNTVHYALTHFKGLWGVINRISFVRNAIMRYVLTSRSHFIDSPPTYNADYDYKNWEAYSNLSYYTRTLPPLPKGCPTLGVSGKVELPDPKLLVEKVLLRRNFIPDPQGTSLTFAFFAQHFTHQFFKSDMAKGAAFTKSLGHGVDLTHIYGDTLERQHKLRLFKDGKLKFQVFNGEVYPPTVREAQVDMIYPPHVPEEHRLAVGHEAFGLVPGLMMYATLWLREHNRVCDIMRQEHPDWNDERIFQTTRLILIGETIKIIIEDYVQHLSGYNFKLKFDPELLFNERFQYQNRIASEFNTLYHWHPLMPDAFHIQDQVYSYKQFTFNNSLLMEHGVSSLLESFTKQVAGRVAGGRNVPHNLMHVAMKSIEHSRNMRYQSLNAYRERFFMTPYTSFEELTGEKEMAAELEKMYGHIDRVELYPGLLVEKPRPSGIFGETLVEMGAPYSLKGLMGNPICSPEYWMPSTFGGSVGFEIVNSASLEKLVCQNVKGPCPVTSFHVPNMPDVAASSKNSSMGLSGIGGLNPTVLLKDRSSEL, encoded by the exons ATGAAAGCAATCCTCTTCGTTTTTGTGATCTTACTTGTAAAGATCACCTTCAGTGCATCAG CGGATCCTTGCTGCAGCCAGCCATGCAAGAATCGAGGAATATGCACCTCAAAAGGATCCGATGCCTACGAATGCGACTGCACAAGAACCGGGTACTACGGCCAGAACTGCAGCACTC CCGAGTTCTTCACCTGGATAAAGCTAACACTTAAGCCGAGTCCAAACACCGTGCATTACGCTCTAACCCATTTCAAAGGACTGTGGGGCGTCATCAACAGAATCTCGTTCGTACGGAATGCAATTATGCGATACGTGCTGACAT CACGATCGCATTTCATAGACAGCCCTCCAACTTACAACGCGGATTACGATTACAAGAACTGGGAGGCCTATTCGAATCTTTCATATTACACGCGAACGCTTCCTCCTTTGCCAAAAGGTTGCCCCACTCTGGGGGTGTCGG GTAAGGTAGAACTCCCTGACCCCAAGCTGCTGGTGGAGAAGGTGCTTCTCAGAAGGAACTTCATCCCAGATCCACAGGGCACCAGTCTCACGTTTGCATTTTTTGCTCAGCATTTCACACACCAGTTCTTCAAATCAGACATGGCCAAGGGAGCGGCTTTCACCAAATCTCTCGGACATGGT GTGGATCTGACCCATATCTATGGCGATACTTTGGAAAGGCAGCATAAGCTGAGACTCTTCAAAGACGGCAAACTGAAATTCCAG GTATTCAATGGTGAGGTTTACCCACCCACCGTGCGGGAGGCCCAGGTGGACATGATTTACCCTCCTCACGTGCCGGAAGAGCACCGGCTAGCAGTGGGCCACGAAGCTTTCGGCCTGGTGCCGGGTCTCATGATGTACGCGACCCTCTGGCTGCGAGAGCACAACCGCGTCTGTGACATCATGCGGCAGGAGCACCCCGACTGGAACGACGAACGCATATTCCAGACCACCCGGCTCATCCTCATTG GCGAGACCATAAAGATTATAATCGAGGATTATGTACAGCACTTAAGCGGTTACAACTTCAAGCTGAAGTTCGACCCAGAGCTACTGTTCAATGAGCGCTTCCAGTACCAGAACCGTATTGCATCTGAGTTCAACACTCTGTACCACTGGCACCCGTTAATGCCGGACGCATTCCACATACAAGACCAGGTCTACAGCTACAAGCAGTTTACTTTCAACAATTCCCTGCTGATGGAACACGGAGTCAGCAGCCTCTTGGAGTCATTTACTAAGCAAGTGGCTGGAAGG GTGGCTGGAGGTCGTAATGTTCCTCACAACCTGATGCACGTGGCTATGAAGTCCATCGAGCACAGCCGGAACATGCGCTACCAATCTCTGAACGCCTACAGAGAACGCTTCTTCATGACACCCTATACCTCCTTTGAGGAGCTAACAG GAGAGAAGGAGATGGCAGCTGAACTGGAGAAGATGTACGGACATATTGATAGGGTGGAGCTCTACCCCGGGCTTCTGGTAGAGAAGCCCAGGCCCAGTGGTATCTTTGGGGAGACCCTGGTGGAGATGGGGGCTCCCTATTCCCTGAAGGGCCTCATGGGAAACCCCATCTGCTCTCCTGAGTACTGGATGCCCAGCACGTTTGGGGGAAGCGTGGGCTTTGAGATCGTCAACAGCGCCTCACTGGAGAAACTGGTGTGCCAAAACGTGAAGGGACCTTGTCCAGTGACTTCCTTCCATGTTCCCAACATGCCAGATGTTGCAGCATCATCCAAAAACTCCAGTATGGGACTCTCGGGAATAGGGGGATTGAACCCCACAGTCTTACTTAAGGACAGGTCTTCGGAGCTTTAA